GAGCTCGCGGCGGTCAGCATGGGTGGCGAGCAGACTGCCATTGCCCGGCAGGGAAAGACCGAGTGCTTCGGTCAGGCAGTTCATCGAATTGGCGGTGAACATCCCCGAGCACGACCCGCAGGTCGGGCAGGCGGAACGCTCGATGGCTTCCGATTCCGCATCCGATACTTTCGGGTTGGCGGCGGCAACCATGGAATCCACGAGATCGAGCTTGCGATTGATGCCGGGGCCATCCAGCTTGCCGGCTTCCATAGGTCCGCCCGAGACGAACACGACCGGGATGTTCAGACGCAGCGAGGCCATGAGCATGCCTGGCGTGATCTTGTCGCAATTGCTGATGCACACCAGCGCATCGGCGCAATGGGCATTGACCATGTATTCGATTGAATCGGCGATCAGCTCGCGCGAGGGCAGGCTGTACAACATGCCGCCATGGCCCATGGCGATCCCGTCATCCACCGCGATGGTGTTGAACTCGCGCGCAATGCCACCGGCTTCAGCAATCGCCCCACCGACCAGCGACCCCATATCCTTGAGATGCACATGACCGGGCACGAACTGCGTGAAGGAGTTGGCAACCGCGATGATGGGCTTGCCGAAATCCTTGTCCGTCATGCCCGTCGCACGCCAGAGCGCGCGGGCACCGGCCATGTTGCGGCCGTGGGTGGTGGTGCGGGAACGATAGGCAGGCATGAGACTGATCCGGGAGAGCTGGAGTGAGGGGGCGTGTTGCGCATGAAATGCAATAGCAACGAGCCCGCACGAGTATTTTTATTACTCTGTGCGAAATAACGTGGCCAATCGCTTGCCGCAAGGGGAAGTCTGTTCAATCATCGCGCCGCTTGTCATTGAACCAGAGGAAAAACCGCGTGCGCGTTGGCCATTTGACCCGATCCCTGCTTCTTGTGACCTCCTGTTTGCTAGGGGCCTCGCAAGCTCTGGCCCAGGGAGGAAACGGTCTTCCTGTCACGCCTGATATGGTGCAGCGCGGCTCCGATATTCCTGCCCATGTCCAGATGCCAGAGACGGCGCGCGATTATATCAAGCAGGATGTCATGATCCCGATGCGTGACGGTGTGAAGCTGCACACGGTTATCGTCATTCCAAAAGCAGCCAGGGACCATGAAGCCCCGATCCTGCTGACGCGCACGCCCTATCATGCTTCCGAGCGCGCTGATCGTGTCTCGGGCGCTGCCGAGATGCGCAACGTGCTGCCACAGGGTGACGGCGTCTTTGTCGATGGCGGCTATATTCGCGTCTTTCAGGACGTGCGCGGCAAATATGGGTCGGAGGGCGACTATGTCATGACGCGCCCGCCCATCGGCCCGCTCAACCCCAGCAAGACCGACGACACCACCGATGCGTGGGACACGATCGACTGGCTTATCAAGAACGTGAAGCAGAGCAATGGCCGTGTGGGCATGACCGGGTCGTCCTATGAAGGATGGACCGTGGTGATGGCACTTCTCAACCCCCATCCGGCGCTCAAGGTGGCTGCCCCTGAAAGCCCCATGGTCGATGGCTGGATGGGTGATGACTGGTTCCATTACGGTGCCTTCCGGCAGGGAAGCTTCGACTACTTCACCATGCAGATGACGAAGAAAGGCGAGGGCGACGGTATCCCTCGCCAGAACGCCGACGACTATACGAACTTCCTCGAAGCCGGGTCGGCAGGCGCTTTTGCGACCAAGGCGGGGCTCGACCAGTTTCCGTGGTGGCAGCGTACCAAGGCTCATCCGGCCTATGACGCTTTCTGGCAGGACCAGGCGCTCGACAAGCTTCTGGCAAAGCACCCTCTCACCGTACCGACCATCTGGGAGCAGGGGCTTTGGGACCAGGAAGATATGTGGGGCGCCATCCATAGCTGGATGATGCTGCGCAAGGACCACCCCAAGGCGCCGAATATCCTCGTCATGGGGCCGTGGCGCCATAGCGGTGTGAATTACGATGGCTCGACACTCGGCCCGCTGCATTTCAACGGCGATACGGCGCTCTGGTATCGCAGCCATGTGATGCGTCCGTTCTTTGACCAGTATCTCAAGCCCGGCAGCGCCAAGGTCAATTTTGACGACGCCATCATCTATAATACGGGCGATAACCGCTGGGATCATTTGCGTGGCTGGCTGGGAAATTGCGGTGAGAGCTGTGCAGGTACGGGTGAGCGCCTCTATCTGGGTGAAGCAAACGGGTTGAGCTTCGAGCGTGCCAAGCCTGGGTCCGACAGCTATGTTTCCGATCCGTCCCACCCGGTGCCATTCATGACGCGGCCGTACAGCTTTGCCGATGGCGCGCGCTGGAAGCCTTGGCTGGTCAGCGATCAGCGTTTTGCAGAATCCCGCCCCGATGTGTTGACCTATCAGACGCCGGTTCTGGATCATCCGGTGCGTGTATCAGGCGTGCCGACAGCGGATCTGTTCGCTGCAACAACAGGGACGGATGCCGACTGGGTGGTGAAGGTGATCGATGTCTATCCTGGCGTCACCGCCGATCGTCCCGAAATGGGCGGTTACGAGCTGGCGGTCTCCATGGATATCTTCCGTGGTCGCTACCGTCACGATTTCGCGCATCCCGCGGCGATCCCTGCGAACAAGGTCGAGGAATACAAGTTCACCCTGCCTGCGGTGAACCATGTCTTTCTGCCGGGCCATCGTATCATGGTGCAAATCCAGTCGAGCTGGTTCCCCCTTTACGATCGCAACCCCCAAACCTATGTCTCGAACATCTTCGATGCTAAGGCGGCAGACTACAAGACTGCAACGCAGACCATCTCTCACGGTGGGGCTCAGGCCAGCAGCATCTATCTTCCAGTTGTAAACCAGTGAGGCGCGCATGAGCGAGGCAGTTGTGGAAAAAGCCCTGATCGGGGGCGGGTGCTTTTGGTGCACCGAAGCGATCTTCACCGGGTTGCGCGGGGTCAAGTCCGCTCAGCCCGGCTATGCCGGCGGCCGACGCGAGAACCCGAGCTACGAGCAGGTTTGCTCAGGCGCGACGGGCCATGCGGAAGTAGTGGAAGTCGTGTTTGATCCGCAGGAAATCAGCTACGGCGACATCCTTCGCGTGTTCTACACCACCCACGATCCGACCCAGCTCAACCGTCAGGGCAATGACATCGGGACGCAGTATCGCTCGGTCATTTTCGCGCTGGATGAGGCACAGGACGCCATCGCCCGCGAGGTTACGCAGGAAATCGAGGCTTCAGGAATCTGGCCAGATCCGATCGTGACCGAAATTGCCGGCCCCGCTGTGTTCTGGGAAGCCGAGGAAAAGCATCACGACTACTTCGCGCGCAATCCCGAGACAGCTTATTGCAGTGCTGTGGTTGCCCCGAAGGTCGCGAAAGCCCGCAAGATGTATCGCGATCGCCTGAAGGCCTGATCAGAGTCATCTGACCCAACCGGCTCGCATATCATGGCGGGCCGGCTTGATGTCTCGCAGTGCGGGCCTCAAGCGGTATCGTCACGGCGCCGGGTGTCGCCGGAACCAATCTGAGGCTGATCGTTCAGTACCCGGTGGCCTCCCGATCGAGCATGAACTGATCGGCTTCCTCATCGAAATCGAATAACTCGGTGTAGCGTGCCCAGTTGGTCGCCGTCATGAGCGTTTGCTCGGCGTAGCCCGGCGACATGGTGGTTTCCAGCTCTTCCCGGAAGCGATCCGCCCCGGTGCGATGCCCGGAGCGTTCATCGAGCACGGCGCGTATCGAACGGATGAGCGGGATATGATGAAGCAGCGCCGTGCGCATGATTTCCCGACGCTCATCCTGATCGGCCAGGACGAAACGGGCGCCCGCTTCGGTGATGAGAATGTCACCATCCTCGAGCTCGGCCAGTTCGAGAAGCTGCAGGGACTCACCGAGCGGAAACAGATCATCGAGCGCCATCTGAAGGCGCTCGGCAAGGTGGGGCAGATCGGCTCGTCCGTTGAGCGGGGCGGCTGCCAGCGATTCGAGCAGGCCGACAAGGACATTGATGGGGATGGGCGGAAGGACCAGCGCCATGGGATGGGGGGGCGGCGCAGCGGTGCCACTTTCAAGACTGGCTTCCGAGATGAGGGGCGCCCTGCGTGTCATGAGGGTATAGATATGATCGACGAAGTGCCGGAATGCGGCGTCGTCACGGTTGCGCGGATGGGGAAACGGTACCGTCAGCTCATGCGAGACTCGCCCCGGGTTGGATGAAAAAAGCAGGATGCGGTCACACATCAACACGGCCTCTTCCACGTTATGGGTCACGAGCATCATGGCGCGTGTCGGCAGTCTTTTCTCCGACCAGAGCTCGATCAGGTCCGTCCGTAAGTTTTCCGCGGTGAGCATGTCGAGCGAAGCAAAAGGCTCATCCATCAACAGCAGGTCTGGCTGCATGACCAGAGCCCTGGCCAGCCCCACGCGCTGCTGCATGGCCCCGGAAAGCTCCTTGGGCAACGCGTTCTCATAGCCATTGAGGCCGATGAGATCGATCATGTCATCGCAGCGCTGTTCACATTCAAGACGCGGCAGACGCTTGGCTTCGAGCCCAAGCGCAATATTCTGCTGGACCGTAAGCCAGGGAAACAGCGCGAAGGACTGAAAGACCATGGCGATGTCGGGTGTCGGCCCGGTCAGCTTCTGGCTTTTCCAGAGAATCTCTCCAGCGCTGGGCGGGATCAGTCCTGAGGCGATACGCAAAAGCGTGGATTTGCCGGAGCCTGAACGCCCGACGAGCCCGACGATTTCACCCGCATGGAGGTCAAAGCTGACATCCTCAAGCACGGGGAGGTCGGTGCTGCTCTCCTTCTGATAAACCTGCAGGCAATTGCGGATCGAGAGCAGGCTTTCCTGCATGACGGGCTCCATGCTCATTTGGCGGGCGGGCTCAGGGATGACGGGATACGGCGGCGGATCTGCAGGCGGATGGGATGCCAGACCATGAATTCTCCCAGCGCAATGCACAGGGTGATAACGGCAGCCCCAAGCACGACGCGTGGCAGATCACCATTCTCGATGGCTCTGGCCACATATGCCCCAATGCCGCCGCCATCCTCACCGTGAAGGGCCCAGGACGAACGTTCGGCAAGGATCAGAATGGTCCATCCCGTCATCGAAGCCGCGCTGACGGCCTCAAGCAGGATGGGGGCGATGCCGGGCAGAACGATCTTGCGCCACCAGAGCCAGCCGCGAATCTGCATGTTCTGGGCGGCTTGCAGCAGATCAACCGGAAAGCTCCTCATACCGCGCAGGATCTGGGCCAGCAAAAGCCACTGGATGAAAAAAAAGCACAGAACGAGCGGCCAGACGAAGCGCGACAACCCAAGCAATGTCAGGCCGAGGCACAGCAGCGGGAACAGGATGTTTTTTGGATAGAGCGCCAGAAAGCGCGTCACCATGCGCGCGATCTCGGCGCGCCGTGCCGTCAGGCCGAGCCAGACACCCAGCGGCAGCCACAGCGCAAGAGCAAGGAGGAGGGCGAGCGTCATGCGCAGGGCCGAGACAAGGCTCTGCTCGGCCACGACAACGAGATCATGCAGCCCGAGCGCATGATGGCGGTAGAAAAAGCCCATCACGATCAGCAGGGCAAAAGCCAGCGATGAGAGCCCGATCAGCGGTGAGGCCGAATGTGTCGCGCCAGAAGGGCGGAAGCCACGACGGCCGATCGGCATATCGCCCAGCCATGCAAGACAGCGCCGCATATGCTCACCGGCGATCTTGAGCAGGCGGGTACGGCGCCAGAGTTTGAGCATCCAGGGATCGGCCACATGCTCGAAAACCGGGCGCAGGCGATATCGATCCGCCCAGATCTGCCAGGGAAAGACAAGGCAGCTATCGTAAAGGTAGGCAAGAACACCGATAAGCCCGGCCGCCAGCAGGCACTCCCAGAACGACCCCAGAGCCGCGGCCTGCGCCGCGTGGGTTCCAAGCCCGGGGCGTGTCGGCAATGTGCCGTTTACCGGCAGCATTTCGGCAGCCATCAGAAGCGACCAGGCCAGCGGCATGGTGCGGGCAAGGGCCGTTACACAATCCGGGATGGCATAAGGGGCTTCAAGCCGCCAGAGACGCTGCCAGCTTGTCAGACCAAGCCCTCTGGCCGCTTCATCGAGCGCGCGGGGAATCGTGCTCCAGGCGCCCAGGGCTGCACTGGCAATGGGGGCAGCGAGGCAAAGCGCGGTGATCCCGATAGCGGAAACCTCGAAGCCGAGAAGATGCAGAAAGGGCAGGAGGCAGAGAAGCGGAACCATATGCATACCGCCCAGCGCGGTAAGCACTGCTCCGCGCACAGGCGGGGTCTTCGCTGCGGCAAGGGCGAGACATGCACCCAGCAGGGCGCCGACTACGGTGGCCGCTATCATCCGCAGCGTCGTATGACCCAGATCGCCCAGCAATACCCCGAGCCCGGCCAGAGAGCGGAAATGGGGCGTTGTCATGCTGTGATGCTGGAAGGCCGCTAGCTGCGCGGGAACCAGGCGCGAGACGAGGGCCAGCGCCGCCACCACGACGAGGATACCGACAAGCGATGCTGTCAGTCCTGCCTTCCGATCCGGCCCGCGTGTGCCGCGTCGCGCCTTAAATGGCGACATGCTCTCCTTCCTCGCGTCAGAGGCGTATTGGTGATGTCAGGGTGTGCGCAGGATACCTGTGCTGCCAAAACCCCCGGTGCCACGTGCCGTCTCATCCAACTCGGAAACCTCGACCCATGTCAAACGAATGACGGGAGCGAGAACGGCCTGGGCAATGCGCATGCCGCGTGTCACGATGAAATCCTCGCGGCCAGTGTTCAGGATGATCACCCCGATCTCGCCACGATAATCCTCGTCGATCGTACCGGGTGTGTTAGGCAGCGTAATGCCATGCTTGAGCGCAAGACCTGATCGCGGGCGTATCTGCAGCTCATAGCCGGCGGGCAGGCCGATTTTGAGACCTGTAGGCACGAGGGCGCGTTCCCCGGCGCGGATAATCATATCCGATTCGATGGCGGCCAGCAGATCCATGCCCGCAGCCCCGCTGCTGGCATAATGGGGGAGGTCGAGCCCCTCGGCATGAGGAAGCCTGACGAGTTCAACGGGAAGCGGAGACATGAAACCTTACCTTGAGGCAGAGGAAAAATGGTCGGCGATCAGAGCGGCGAGTTTCGCTGCGACATCGCGTTTGGTCATTTCGGGCCAGTAATCGGGCGCGGCATCGGACAGAAACAGGATCCTGTTGCGATCCCCCCCGAAAATGCGGTGATCCGCACCAACATCATTGGCCAGCAGCCAGTCGCAGTTCTTGCGCGCCCGTTTGCTGGTGGCATTGTGCTCGAGGTGCTCTGTTTCGGCGGCGAAGCCAATAACAAGCTCCGGGCGCTCCGGTCTGGTCGCCGAGAGTGTTGCCAGAATGTCCGGGTTTTCGACAAGGACGAGTGTCTGAGGCTGGCCGGGTATTTTCTTGCGCTTTTGCGTGGCGATGTCTCGCATGCGCCAGTCGCCCACCGCAGCCGCGCAGATTGCGACATCAGCTGGCAGGGCGGCTTCGCACGCCGCCAGCATTTCGCGTGCTGTCTGCACATCGATGCCTGTCACAGATTCGGGGCAGGGCAGGTTTGTCGGCCCGCTGACGAGCGTGACCCGCGCACCAAGCCGCGCACAAGCCTCTGCCACGGCGTAGCCCTGCTTGCCCGATGAGTGATTGGCGATGAACCGCACGGGATCGATCGGCTCATGGGTTGGCCCCGCCGTGACGAGCACATGACGACCGGCGAGCGGCGTATGGGGAAACAATGCGGCCTCGATCGCCGCATGAATGGTCTCCGGCGTGCTCAGGCGACCAGGACCAAACTCGCCACAGGCCATCTCGCCGTCATCCGGCCCGACAAAGAGGCAACCATGCTGATGCAGGGTGGCCAGATTGGTTTGTGTGGCCGGATGTTGCCACATGCGCACATTCATCGCCGGTGCGACCAGCACCGGGGTATCGGTCGCAAGCAGTAGCGTTGTAGCGAGATCGTCCGCCAGACCGTTCGCCATGCGGGCCAGCATATTGGCTGTAGCGGGACAGACGACAATCAGATCGGCGCTGCGGGACAGCGCGATATGATCCATCTGGCTGTCCTCGGCCAGGGAAAGCAGCTCGGTATGCACTGGCGCCCCTGAGAGAGCCTGCACGGCGAGCGGCGTCACGAAATGCGTGGCCGATTGCGTCAATACGCACTCGACCGCGATGTCGCTCCGGCGCAGCAGCCGGATCAGTTCCAGTGATTTATAGGCAGCTATACCACCGCCAATGATCAGGATGACCCGGGCGCGCATGGAAAATCAGAGCTTCCAGCCGGAATGGATGGCTGCGATACCGCCAGAGAGATTCTGATAGCTGACCTTTTCAAGGCCCGCATTGCGCATCATCTCGACAAGCACCTCCTGCTCGGGGAAGGTGCGGATGCTCTCCGCCAGGTACTGATAGCTCTCGGAGTCCTTGGCGATGATCTGGCCCATCTTGGGCAGAACACCAAACGACCAGGCATCGTAGATCGGGGCCAGAGCCGCCACCTGCACATGGGAGAATTCGAGGCAGCAGAATTTGCCACCCGGACGCAGCACGCGGCGGGCCTCGCGCAGGACAGCATCCTTGTCGGTGCAGTTGCGCAGCCCGAAAGCGATCGAAACACGATCGACGCTGCGATCGGGCAGGGGAATGGCTTCGGCATCGACAACCGAGAACTCGATATCCGTCAGATATCCCTTGCTGGCAGCGCGTGACCGGCCGACCTCGAGCATCGAGGCGTTGATGTCCGTCAGCAGGACAGGGCCGCCATTGCTACGCAGCCAGCCAAAGCTGATATCGCCGGTGCCCCCGGCCAGATCGAGCAGCTTCAGGTCGCGGCGCGGTGCGAGCGTGTTGATGAAAATGCGCTTCCACACGCGGTGGATACCAAGCGACATCACATCGTTCATGACGTCATAGCGACCCGCCACGCTGTCGAACACGGCGCGCACCAGAGGTTTCTTCTCAGCCCGCGGGACAGAGCGATAGCCGAAATCGGTGGTCTCGTCCCTGTCGGCGTGCGCTGATTCGGGAGGGGGAAATGATGCGTTGTCGGTCATGTCTCTCTGGATATAGTGTCGGCACCCAAGATGCCAGAGCTACCAGAAGTTGAAACCATCCTGAATGGATTAAGATCGGCGCTTGCCGGTCGCCGTATCATCAGCACCGAGGTGCGTCACGATCTGCGCTGGCCGGTGCCCGATGATCTTTCGATCCGGGCGGATGGCAAGAAGATCCGTGATTCAACCCGTCTGGGCAAATACATGCTGATTGCCCTCATGCGTGGCCCGACCCTGCTGATACACCTTGGCATGAGCGGGCGGATAAGAATCACGCCCGGCTTAGCAAAGGGCAGGGCCTATCAGCCTCAGCGCCATGAGCATGTCACACTCAGGCTCGATAATGGAACACATATCGGCCTTGTCGACCCACGGCGTTTCGGTTGCTTCCTGCTGGCCGATGCAGGGCGGGAGCGAGAGCACCCCCTGCTGCGACAGCTTGGCGCTGATCCGCTTCAACCCGGCTTTGATGCTGCGTATCTCTATGAAAAGCTTCATCGCAAGCGCGCGCCCATCAAGACAGCCTTGCTCGACCAGCATGTCGTCGCCGGGCTCGGCAATATATATGTATGCGAGATCCTGTATCGCGCCGGAATTCATCCCGAACGTCTGGCCTCGTCTCTGGATGAAACGCAGATTGCCCGTATTGCAGAAATCACCCCCGCCGTGCTGCGCGAGGCAATCGATGCAGGGGGATCCACCTTGCGCGATTATGTGGATGCCGAAGGAAAAAAGGGAGCGTTTCAGGATCTGCATCAGGTTTATGGCCGCGAAGGGGAGCCCTGTCCCGAATGTCCGGGCTTTCCGGCGTGCGGGGGAATCCGTCGTCTGGTGCAGGCAGGGCGGTCAAGCTTCTATTGTCCGCGGCGTCAGCTGCCACTTTCTTTAGAGGACGCTTGACTGGCAGCGTGAAACTGGACTAAAGGCGAGCCCTCCGCTGGCTCTGCGTCTCTTTTAGAGATGATTGGCCGGTATGCTTTATTGTCGTTGCAAGACGACCTAACAAGCCGAACAGAACAGGGCTGAAGAGTAGAAATGGCTAACACCGCCTCTGCGCGCAAGCGCATCCGTCAGAACGAGCGTCGCCGTGAGCGTAACGTTTCCCGCATGTCCCGCGTCCGTACCTTCGTGAAGAAGGTCGAGAGCGCCATCCTTTCGGGTGACAAGGCTGCAGCAAACGACGCTCTGCGTGCTGCCCAGCCGGAAATGCAGCGCGCTGTTGGCAAGGGCGTTCTCGCCGCCAACACCGTC
The sequence above is drawn from the Asaia bogorensis NBRC 16594 genome and encodes:
- a CDS encoding class I SAM-dependent methyltransferase, coding for MTDNASFPPPESAHADRDETTDFGYRSVPRAEKKPLVRAVFDSVAGRYDVMNDVMSLGIHRVWKRIFINTLAPRRDLKLLDLAGGTGDISFGWLRSNGGPVLLTDINASMLEVGRSRAASKGYLTDIEFSVVDAEAIPLPDRSVDRVSIAFGLRNCTDKDAVLREARRVLRPGGKFCCLEFSHVQVAALAPIYDAWSFGVLPKMGQIIAKDSESYQYLAESIRTFPEQEVLVEMMRNAGLEKVSYQNLSGGIAAIHSGWKL
- the coaBC gene encoding bifunctional phosphopantothenoylcysteine decarboxylase/phosphopantothenate--cysteine ligase CoaBC; this translates as MRARVILIIGGGIAAYKSLELIRLLRRSDIAVECVLTQSATHFVTPLAVQALSGAPVHTELLSLAEDSQMDHIALSRSADLIVVCPATANMLARMANGLADDLATTLLLATDTPVLVAPAMNVRMWQHPATQTNLATLHQHGCLFVGPDDGEMACGEFGPGRLSTPETIHAAIEAALFPHTPLAGRHVLVTAGPTHEPIDPVRFIANHSSGKQGYAVAEACARLGARVTLVSGPTNLPCPESVTGIDVQTAREMLAACEAALPADVAICAAAVGDWRMRDIATQKRKKIPGQPQTLVLVENPDILATLSATRPERPELVIGFAAETEHLEHNATSKRARKNCDWLLANDVGADHRIFGGDRNRILFLSDAAPDYWPEMTKRDVAAKLAALIADHFSSASR
- a CDS encoding ABC transporter permease subunit; the encoded protein is MSPFKARRGTRGPDRKAGLTASLVGILVVVAALALVSRLVPAQLAAFQHHSMTTPHFRSLAGLGVLLGDLGHTTLRMIAATVVGALLGACLALAAAKTPPVRGAVLTALGGMHMVPLLCLLPFLHLLGFEVSAIGITALCLAAPIASAALGAWSTIPRALDEAARGLGLTSWQRLWRLEAPYAIPDCVTALARTMPLAWSLLMAAEMLPVNGTLPTRPGLGTHAAQAAALGSFWECLLAAGLIGVLAYLYDSCLVFPWQIWADRYRLRPVFEHVADPWMLKLWRRTRLLKIAGEHMRRCLAWLGDMPIGRRGFRPSGATHSASPLIGLSSLAFALLIVMGFFYRHHALGLHDLVVVAEQSLVSALRMTLALLLALALWLPLGVWLGLTARRAEIARMVTRFLALYPKNILFPLLCLGLTLLGLSRFVWPLVLCFFFIQWLLLAQILRGMRSFPVDLLQAAQNMQIRGWLWWRKIVLPGIAPILLEAVSAASMTGWTILILAERSSWALHGEDGGGIGAYVARAIENGDLPRVVLGAAVITLCIALGEFMVWHPIRLQIRRRIPSSLSPPAK
- a CDS encoding ABC transporter ATP-binding protein gives rise to the protein MSMEPVMQESLLSIRNCLQVYQKESSTDLPVLEDVSFDLHAGEIVGLVGRSGSGKSTLLRIASGLIPPSAGEILWKSQKLTGPTPDIAMVFQSFALFPWLTVQQNIALGLEAKRLPRLECEQRCDDMIDLIGLNGYENALPKELSGAMQQRVGLARALVMQPDLLLMDEPFASLDMLTAENLRTDLIELWSEKRLPTRAMMLVTHNVEEAVLMCDRILLFSSNPGRVSHELTVPFPHPRNRDDAAFRHFVDHIYTLMTRRAPLISEASLESGTAAPPPHPMALVLPPIPINVLVGLLESLAAAPLNGRADLPHLAERLQMALDDLFPLGESLQLLELAELEDGDILITEAGARFVLADQDERREIMRTALLHHIPLIRSIRAVLDERSGHRTGADRFREELETTMSPGYAEQTLMTATNWARYTELFDFDEEADQFMLDREATGY
- a CDS encoding CocE/NonD family hydrolase, whose product is MAQGGNGLPVTPDMVQRGSDIPAHVQMPETARDYIKQDVMIPMRDGVKLHTVIVIPKAARDHEAPILLTRTPYHASERADRVSGAAEMRNVLPQGDGVFVDGGYIRVFQDVRGKYGSEGDYVMTRPPIGPLNPSKTDDTTDAWDTIDWLIKNVKQSNGRVGMTGSSYEGWTVVMALLNPHPALKVAAPESPMVDGWMGDDWFHYGAFRQGSFDYFTMQMTKKGEGDGIPRQNADDYTNFLEAGSAGAFATKAGLDQFPWWQRTKAHPAYDAFWQDQALDKLLAKHPLTVPTIWEQGLWDQEDMWGAIHSWMMLRKDHPKAPNILVMGPWRHSGVNYDGSTLGPLHFNGDTALWYRSHVMRPFFDQYLKPGSAKVNFDDAIIYNTGDNRWDHLRGWLGNCGESCAGTGERLYLGEANGLSFERAKPGSDSYVSDPSHPVPFMTRPYSFADGARWKPWLVSDQRFAESRPDVLTYQTPVLDHPVRVSGVPTADLFAATTGTDADWVVKVIDVYPGVTADRPEMGGYELAVSMDIFRGRYRHDFAHPAAIPANKVEEYKFTLPAVNHVFLPGHRIMVQIQSSWFPLYDRNPQTYVSNIFDAKAADYKTATQTISHGGAQASSIYLPVVNQ
- the rpsT gene encoding 30S ribosomal protein S20, yielding MANTASARKRIRQNERRRERNVSRMSRVRTFVKKVESAILSGDKAAANDALRAAQPEMQRAVGKGVLAANTVSRKLSRLSARIKALASA
- the msrA gene encoding peptide-methionine (S)-S-oxide reductase MsrA → MSEAVVEKALIGGGCFWCTEAIFTGLRGVKSAQPGYAGGRRENPSYEQVCSGATGHAEVVEVVFDPQEISYGDILRVFYTTHDPTQLNRQGNDIGTQYRSVIFALDEAQDAIAREVTQEIEASGIWPDPIVTEIAGPAVFWEAEEKHHDYFARNPETAYCSAVVAPKVAKARKMYRDRLKA
- the dut gene encoding dUTP diphosphatase; the protein is MSPLPVELVRLPHAEGLDLPHYASSGAAGMDLLAAIESDMIIRAGERALVPTGLKIGLPAGYELQIRPRSGLALKHGITLPNTPGTIDEDYRGEIGVIILNTGREDFIVTRGMRIAQAVLAPVIRLTWVEVSELDETARGTGGFGSTGILRTP
- the mutM gene encoding bifunctional DNA-formamidopyrimidine glycosylase/DNA-(apurinic or apyrimidinic site) lyase, with protein sequence MPELPEVETILNGLRSALAGRRIISTEVRHDLRWPVPDDLSIRADGKKIRDSTRLGKYMLIALMRGPTLLIHLGMSGRIRITPGLAKGRAYQPQRHEHVTLRLDNGTHIGLVDPRRFGCFLLADAGREREHPLLRQLGADPLQPGFDAAYLYEKLHRKRAPIKTALLDQHVVAGLGNIYVCEILYRAGIHPERLASSLDETQIARIAEITPAVLREAIDAGGSTLRDYVDAEGKKGAFQDLHQVYGREGEPCPECPGFPACGGIRRLVQAGRSSFYCPRRQLPLSLEDA